From Mastacembelus armatus chromosome 13, fMasArm1.2, whole genome shotgun sequence, one genomic window encodes:
- the aipl1 gene encoding aryl-hydrocarbon-interacting protein-like 1: MSDMQNTLLLGSEGIKKTILHGGTGDIPKFITGAKVTFHFRTQLCDDDRTVIDDSKVVGTPMEIVIGNMFKLDIWETLLSSMRIGEVAEFWCDTMHTGIYPIVSKSMRRIAEGKDPVDWHIHTCGMANMFAYHSLGYDDLDELMKEPKPLYFVLELLKVQQPSEYNRESWALSDEERLKAVPVLHGQGNKLYKQGHYQEATQKYKEAIICIKNVQTKEKAWEVPWMKLEKMANTLTLNYCQCLLRMEEFYEVIEHTSDIVNQHPGVVKAFYLRGKAHMEVWNEAEARQDFSKVLDLDPGMKKAIKRELAVLNMRMEEKKQEDRDKYKGMF, translated from the exons atgtCAGATATGCAGAATACGCTGTTGCTGGGCTCAGAGGGCATCAAGAAAACCATACTGCATGGAGGCACCGGTGATATACCAAAATTCATCACTGGAGCAAAG GTGACGTTCCACTTTCGCACCCAACTGTGTGATGATGACCGCACAGTAATAGATGATAGCAAAGTGGTTGGGACACCCATGGAGATAGTGATTGGTAACATGTTTAAACTGGACATCTGGGAGACCTTGCTGTCCTCCATGAGGATCGGGGAGGTGGCTGAGTTCTGGTGTGACACCATG CACACCGGCATTTATCCAATTGTATCCAAGAGTATGCGACGCATTGCAGAAGGCAAAGACCCAGTTGACTGGCACATCCATACATGTGGTATGGCCAACATGTTTGCCTACCACAGCCTCGGCTACGATGACTTGGATGAACTGATGAAAGAACCAAAACCCCTCTACTTTGTCCTTGAGCTGCTCAAG GTTCAGCAGCCGAGTGAATACAACAGGGAGTCCTGGGCTCTGAGTGATGAGGAGAGGTTGAAAGCGGTGCCGGTGCTACATGGACAGGGGAACAAGCTCTATAAACAGGGACACTACCAAGAGGCCACACAAAAGTACAAAGAGGCGATCATCTGCATCAAGAATGTGCAGACTAAg GAGAAGGCATGGGAGGTCCCATGGATGAAACTGGAGAAGATGGCCAACACCTTAACTCTCAACTACTGCCAGTGTCTACTACGCATGGAAGAGTTCTATGAGGTCATCGAGCACACAAGCGACATTGTCAATCAGCACCCAG GTGTTGTTAAGGCCTTCTACCTACGTGGGAAAGCCCACATGGAGGTGTGGAACGAAGCAGAGGCTCGACAGGACTTCAGCAAGGTGCTGGACCTGGACCCAGGGATGAAAAAAGCCATCAAGAGGGAGCTTGCTGTACTTAACATGCGCATGGaagagaagaagcaggaggacagagacaaGTACAAGGGCATGTTTTGA
- the trarg1a gene encoding trafficking regulator of GLUT4 1: MAINTDTEFQKSSLGEGGGGAQPADSQETEKLLAVTTEPGGNGMKVSTSFTVNMDSDKGLEADQNGHSVAVRSGSVGQLAAAAPLSPSKASLSRSSTGNAAVQETPKPRDYLILVIMSCFCPVWPVSIVALVYSIMSRNSLQAGDMDGARRLGRLARLLSIVSIVLGVLIIIVYVTVSVTH; the protein is encoded by the exons ATGGCCATCAACACGGACACCGAATTCCAGAAGTCCAGCCTGGGTGAGGGTGGAGGAGGCGCTCAGCCCGCGGACTCACAGGAGACGGAGAAACTGCTGGCGGTGACCACCGAGCCTGGAGGAAATGGGATGAAGGTGTCCACCTCTTTCACGGTCAACATGGACAGCGACAAGGGCCTGGAGGCCGACCAGAACGGCCACAGCGTCGCCGTGAGGTCGGGCTCCGTGGGGCAGCTGGCCGCCGCCGCCCCCCTCTCCCCGTCCAAGGCCAGCCTGAGCCGCTCCTCCACCGGGAACGCTGCGGTCCAGGAGACCCCGAAGCCCAGGGATTACCTCATCCTGGTCATCATGTCCTGCTTCTGCCCCGTGTGGCCCGTCAGCATTGTGGCACTGGTGTACTCCATCATG TCCAGAAACAGTCTCCAAGCAGGGGATATGGATGGGGCCAGGAGGCTGGGTCGACTGGCTCGCCTGCTCAGTATCGTCTCCATCGTCCTGGGTGTGCTCATCATCATAGTCTATGTCACAGTttcag tAACCCACTGA
- the gosr1 gene encoding Golgi SNAP receptor complex member 1, whose amino-acid sequence MAGIGSSNYWEDLRKQARQLENELDLKLVSFSKLCTSYSGSREGRRADTSDTTPLLNNSTQDRMFDTMSVEIEQLLAKLTAVNDKMAEYTNTPGTASLNAALMHTLQRHRDILQDYTHEFHKTKGNFVAIREREDLLGSVRKDIEMYKSGSGVNNRRTELFLKEHEHLRNSDRLMDDTISIAMATKENMTSQRGILKSIQSRVNTLANRFPTINNLIQRINLRKRRDSLILGTVIGICTILLLLYAFH is encoded by the exons ATGGCAGGAATAGGAAGCAGCAATTATTGGGAAG ATCTGCGAAAGCAGGCCAGACAGTTGGAGAATGAACTTGACCTGAAGTTGGTTTCCTTCAGTAAACTGTGCACCAGCTACAGTGGTTCCAGGGAGGGACGTCGGGCAGACAC GTCAGACACCACCCCGCTGCTAAACAACTCTACCCAGGACAGGATGTTTGACACCATGTCAGTGGAAATTGAACAATTGCTGGCCAAA CTGACTGCAGTGAATGACAAGATGGCGGAGTACACAAACACCCCAGGCACGGCTTCTCTCAATGCtgcactcatgcacacactccaGAGACATAGAGACATCCTACAG GATTACACTCATGAATTCCACAAAACCAAAGGCAACTTTGTGGCCATCCGGGAAAGAGAAGACCTGCTGGGGTCCGTCAGAAAAGACATTGA GATGTACAAGAGTGGCTCTGGGGTCAACAACAGAAGAACAGAACTATTTCTAAAGGAGCATGAGCACCTGAGAAA TTCTGATCGACTGATGGATGACACAATAAG TATTGCCATGGCGACCAAGGAGAACATGACCTCCCAAAGGGGCATCCTGAAATCCATACAGAGCAGGGTCAACACACTGGCCA ACCGTTTTCCAACTATCAACAATCTCATCCAGCGTATCAACCTGCGGAAAAGAAGGGATTCGCTCATCCTTGGCACAGTGATCGGCATCTGCAccattcttcttctcctctaTGCTTTTCACTAA